CGGCCGCTGTACAGGCCCGCCTGCCGCACCCGTTGGCCCCCGCCGCCCCGAAGACGCTGACGGGCCCGGCTGCCGACGGGTCGCAGGACGGTGCGGCGCGGCCCACCGCCGACGACCACGACGCGCTCCTGCGCCGCCTGCGGGAGCTGGGCGAGCTGCACCAGGCCGGGATCCTCACGGACGACGAGTTCACGACGGCCAAGCAGGCGGTCCTGCGCCGCATGTGAGCGCCGATCGCGCCCACGGATGACCCGTTCGACACGCCCCTGCCCGATTCCGGGCAGGATTCTTGCGAAAGGGTGTCCGATACCCCAGGATCAACGAATGCACGACGACCTGGTGGATCACCTCACCCGCAGCACCCCGCTCCAGCGGGGCGAAGCGCTGCGGGTCGTCCAGGACGTGCTCGCCTACTTCGACGAGACGACCGAGCAGTTCGTCCGTCGCCGCCACCGCGAGCTGCAGGGTCAGGGCCTGCTGAACGCGGCGATCTTCCAACAGATCTCGGCGGATCTCGAATACCGCGCGGTCGCGCCACCGGAGCTCACCCTCAGGCAGCTGCGCCGCATCGTCTACGGCTAGGACACCCTTTATGTGCGGAATCGTCGGATACATCGGCAAGCGTGACGTCGCCCCGCTTCTCCTCGAAGGCCTGCAGCGCCTGGAGTACCGCGGTTACGACTCCGCTGGCATCGCCGTCACCTCCCCCAAGGCCGGCGGCCTGAAGATGGTCAAGGCCAAGGGCCGCGTCCGCGACCTGGAGGCCAAGGTCCCGGCCCGCTTCAAGGGCACGACCGGCATCGCCCACACCCGCTGGGCCACCCACGGCGCGCCCTCCGACGAGAACGCCCACCCGCACCTCTCCGAGGACGGCAAGGTCGCCCTCGTCCACAACGGCATCATCGACAACGCCTCCGAGCTGCGCGCCAAGCTCACCGCCGACGGCGTCGAGTTCCTCTCCGAGACCGACACCGAGGTCCTCACCCACCTCATCGCCCGCTCCCAGGCCGACAAGCTGGAGGAGAAGGTCCGCGAGGCGCTGCGCCACATCGAGGGCACGTACGGCATCGCCGTGCTGCACGCCGACTTCAACGACCGCATCGTCGTCGCCCGCAACGGCTCGCCCGTGGTCCTCGGTATCGGCGAGAAGGAGATGTTCGTCGCCTCGGACGTCGCCGCGCTCGTCTCCCACACCCGCCAGGTCGTCACCCTCGACGACGGCGAGATGGCCACCATCAAGGCCGACGACTACCGCACCTACACCACCGAGGGCTCGCGCACGACCGCGTCGCCGACCACCGTGGAGTGGGAGGCCGAGTCGTACGACATGGGCGGTCACGACACGTACATGCACAAGGAGATCTTCGAGCAGCCCGACGCGGTCGACCGCGTCCTGCGCGGCCGCATCGACGACCGCTTCTCCACCGTGCACCTCGGCGGCCTGAACCTCGACGCGCACGACGCCCGCAAGGTGCGCCGCGTCAAGATCCTCGGCTGCGGCACCTCGTACCACGCGGGCATGATCGGCGCCCAGATGATCGAGGAGCTGGCCCGCATCCCCGCCGACGCGGAGCCCGCGTCCGAGTTCCGCTACCGCAACGCGGTCGTCGACCCCGACACCCTCTACATCGCGGTCTCCCAGTCCGGCGAGACGTACGACGTGCTCGCCGCCGTCCAGGAGCTCAAGCGCAAGGGCGCCCGCGTCCTCGGCGTCGTGAACGTGGTCGGCTCGGCGATCGCCCGCGAGGCGGACGCGGGCGTGTACGTCCACGCGGGCCCGGAGGTCTGCGTCGTCTCGACCAAGTGCTTCACCAACACCACGGTCGCCTTCGGCCTGCTCGCCCTGCACCTGGGCCGCATCCGTGACCTGTCGGTCTCCGACGGCAAGCGGATCATCGAGGGCCTGCGCAAGCTGCCCGGACAGATCTCGGAGATCCTCAAGCAGGAGGACGAGATCAAGAAGATCGCCAAGCAGTACGCGGAAGCCCGCTCCATGCTCTTCATCGGGCGCGTACGCGGCTACCCCGTCGCCCGCGAGGCCTCGCTGAAGCTCAAGGAGGTCTCGTACATCCACGCCGAGGCCTATCCCGCCTCCGAGCTGAAGCACGGCCCGCTCGCCCTCATCGAGCCCGCCCTGCCGACGGTCGCGATCGTCCCCGACGACGACCTCCTGGAGAAGAACCGCGCCGCCCTGGAGGAGATCAAGGCCCGCAGCGGCAAGATCCTCGCGGTCGCGCACCAGGAGCAGGAGAAGGCCGACCAGACCATCCTCGTCCCGAAGAACGAGAACGAGCTGGACCCGATCCTGATGGGCATCCCGCTCCAGCTGCTCGCCTACCACACGGCGCTGGCGCTCGGCCGGGACATCGACAAGCCGCGCAACCTCGCGAAGTCCGTGACGGTGGAGTAGTCACCGCACACACCCTCCACATGTGAACGACCCCCTGTGCGTGCCACCAGCACACAGGGGGTCGTTCCCGAAGGGCCGGGGTCGCCCATTACCCCGACCCGCGCTCGCCTCGTCCGATGGCCGTCACCCGCCGGTCCGAGACGCCGTTGTGACCCTTATGTACCCTTCCCCGGGGCCCGAACCACCTCTACGCGCGAGTAGATTTATCTGTCCACAAATGCACTACACAAGGCGAGTTGGGCCCCACGCGCCCCAACTGCCGGGGCGTGGACGGGCGTTACGGAATGACGACGACGGGGCGCTGCGCGCGGCGCGCGAGACGGCCCGCGACGGAGCCGAAGATGCGCCCCACGATGCCGTGCGTGGAGCCGACGACGATCGCGTCCGCGCTGTACTCACGGCCGACCTCCTCCAGCTCGTGGCAGATGTCGCCGCCGCGCTCGACGAGGATCCACGGCACCTCGGAGAGATACTCCGCGCAGGCCAGTTCGAGTCCGAGCACTTCCGTACGGTGATCCGGTACGTCGACGAAGACCGGAGGCTCGCAGCCCGCCCACACCGTGGTGGGCAGCCGGTTGGCGACGTGGACGATGATCAGGCCGGACCCGGAGCGGTGGGCCATCCCGATCGCATAGGCGAGGGCCCGCTCACTGGAGGTCGAGCCGTCGAAGCCGACGACGACACCGTGCAGGAAGGCGGGATCGCAGGAGTGACGCGGTTCTTCCGCCGCTCGGGGGGTCGCTGTGGGATCGGCGACCTGCCGTTTGCGGTCCGCTGGTTCGGAGAATTCGTGACCGGCCATGGGTGTCTCGGCGAAGGAGTCCTCTGTGGGAGGGTCGGCTTTTTCAAGTGCTGCAACGTTCAGGACCTGGAAGGTCGTCCGGGAATCATCTTCCCAACCCCATACCCCCAAGGGTACGGCGACACTCCTCCTCTGCCCAGAGCCTGCGAAGAGCCCCGGTCGGGGCCCGTTCCGGACCCTGTAAGGGCCTCCCGGCGTTCACCGGAGCATGCATGAGCCGCGCCCGTATGGCAATGGTTGCTGCCTCCTACAGGCGTTTTGCCCACCCGTCCGGCGCCACCCGCGGGCTCCCGCAGTGACTCGCCGACGTGCCCCGCGTTGGACAGCGCTGGACCGTCCTACGCCATATGTCACAGGGAGCACGCCGTGCATGGACCTTCGACCGCGTCCCCACCCTCCACCCGCTTCCCTTCTTCACCCGAGTCTTCACCCGAGCAAGGGACACCGGAGCAGCACCCCCTCGCGACGCACCGGCAGCGCACCCACGAGCAGCCGTCCGCACCCCCGCAGGACTCGGCGAGCGACGTGGTCCGCTGGGCCGCGTTCAGCTGCGTCCTGGTCCCCGTCGTCCTTGTCGGGTACGGGGGCTCGCTGGCCGGCGCGACCGGCGCGGCGCTCGGGCTCGTGGCCGTCACCGGGGTGTGCCGGGTGCTCCTGCGGCAGTCGGAGCGGGGCGCCGCGCGACTGCTTGCAGAACAGAACAGAGGACATCGCGGACGACACGGCAGGACGGGCGTGGGGGCACACAGGGGCACCCGTCAGAGTGCCGATGGTGCACCGTTGGACTGACCAATTCACACACACGATCCCGTAGGTTTTCAGCCAACTTCCGGGGGCCGTCGATTTCTTGGCCGAACGCCCCCTCAACCCCCTTCCGACCAGGGCTGAAAGCCGCGCTCAGGCCGCCCGCACCCTACGGGGACCGGCCATGGAGCGGAGGCGCACTTCCCAGCAAGCCGCACGAGTGCAACGCTTCGTGATCGAATGCTTCACGCCAAGTTGCCATGTCGACAATCTGCCGAGTGATGAACTGGTCACCCCGGCAGCACGGGACGCAGTAGATTCGATCTTGACTGTATTACGGCGGGGGACTGGTGGAGGACCGAGGGGAAACGTGCAGGAGCGACAAGCGAGGCAAGCGCGTCAAGCACGTCAAAAACGTCAAGCACGCCAGGAACAAGGAGCCGCGACGCCCGAGGGGGGTTTAGCACCATGAGCCACGACTCCACTGCCGCGCCGGAGGCCGCGGCTCGGAAACTCTCGGGGCGGCGCCGCCGGGAGATCGTAGCGGTGCTGCTGTTCAGCGGCGGACCCATTTTCGAGAGTTCCATACCGCTCTCCGTGTTCGGCATCGACCGGCAGGACGCGGGTGTCCCCCGCTACC
The sequence above is a segment of the Streptomyces sp. Je 1-369 genome. Coding sequences within it:
- the glmS gene encoding glutamine--fructose-6-phosphate transaminase (isomerizing), with product MCGIVGYIGKRDVAPLLLEGLQRLEYRGYDSAGIAVTSPKAGGLKMVKAKGRVRDLEAKVPARFKGTTGIAHTRWATHGAPSDENAHPHLSEDGKVALVHNGIIDNASELRAKLTADGVEFLSETDTEVLTHLIARSQADKLEEKVREALRHIEGTYGIAVLHADFNDRIVVARNGSPVVLGIGEKEMFVASDVAALVSHTRQVVTLDDGEMATIKADDYRTYTTEGSRTTASPTTVEWEAESYDMGGHDTYMHKEIFEQPDAVDRVLRGRIDDRFSTVHLGGLNLDAHDARKVRRVKILGCGTSYHAGMIGAQMIEELARIPADAEPASEFRYRNAVVDPDTLYIAVSQSGETYDVLAAVQELKRKGARVLGVVNVVGSAIAREADAGVYVHAGPEVCVVSTKCFTNTTVAFGLLALHLGRIRDLSVSDGKRIIEGLRKLPGQISEILKQEDEIKKIAKQYAEARSMLFIGRVRGYPVAREASLKLKEVSYIHAEAYPASELKHGPLALIEPALPTVAIVPDDDLLEKNRAALEEIKARSGKILAVAHQEQEKADQTILVPKNENELDPILMGIPLQLLAYHTALALGRDIDKPRNLAKSVTVE
- a CDS encoding universal stress protein, producing MAGHEFSEPADRKRQVADPTATPRAAEEPRHSCDPAFLHGVVVGFDGSTSSERALAYAIGMAHRSGSGLIIVHVANRLPTTVWAGCEPPVFVDVPDHRTEVLGLELACAEYLSEVPWILVERGGDICHELEEVGREYSADAIVVGSTHGIVGRIFGSVAGRLARRAQRPVVVIP